AAGATGTTGTGTTACATGTACCTTGTGCTCTTACATAATAGTTTGTAGTACTTGATGGAGATACAGAAATACTGCTACCTGCTCCAAGATAAGTTCCCCCACATGATCCGCTGTACCATCTCCAGCTTGCCCCACTTCCAAGAGAGCCTCCTGAAACACTTAATGTGGTTGATTGACCGTTACAAATTGTTGTGGTACCCGTAATTCCTGAAGGATTAGATGAAGTGGATATAACGGTAAAAGACCTGTCTTCTGAACAGGCTCCCAATGTATATCTTATCGTAACACCTCCGGTATATGAACCGGGGTAGTATGTTGAACCACTTATTGATCCGCCTCCTGAAACTATAGTCCAATACCCCCCCGTACCATTGCCTGATACCGTTAGTGAACGGGAAGAATTTACACAAAGGTTAGCAGTTGAGAAATTAGCGTTGAAATTTTTAACCTGACGGTAGGTCAAGGTTGCTGAATTGTATGAAGAACTCCAACCGTAAGTGGGAGGCCCCTGGTTAAAATAAGCAGGCTGAATGACCCTTACCTGACCAGAATAATTTGATGTCCAGTTAAAATCTCTTACCTGCCAAGAACTTCCAGAAGAACAGCCTCCAATCCCGGCATCCGTATATGCAAGCTGGGTTCCGTTAGAGGTGCGCCAAATTGCCAAATCTGAATCCCAGTTGGATGATGCACAGTTGTTGAAATAATACTGGGCTGTATTGACAACATTAAACTGTACGTAATCACCAGGACCTATAGTATTTACAGACCGATTGGAATTACATAATGGCGATGCTGTTGATCGCAAATTGGCACCCGGCCATGCTTGCGCATCTGCTGACAACGGCAAAAGCATTACAAATGCAATGACCGGCAAAAGAACTGAAAACAGTTGCTTTGGTAACTGATAAAATCCTTTAAAAGAGCTTTTACAGTAATTTAAAAGTGGGTTATTCATAAGGAATGTGTTTTGTTTGGAAAGTTTAAATGGTCAACTAATTTGTTTAACACCTATATTTTAGGTAAAGCAATATAATACACTTTTTAACATAGCGCAAGTTTTTTTAAAAAAAATCAAAGAAACACAACAAAAAAACTCACGCCAACAACCGCTAACCCTTTGGCAACATGATACATACGCAAAATAAATATGCCACCGTATATTATATTGCACAAAAATAGCCACAGGTTGAAAACTTGAAAAGCTGAAAATTTTTGCTTAAAAAGCCTAAATTTTAGCAAAATATAATTTCATACTAACCTTACTTTAAGGCATAGCAAATTTATTTAAAAATAAGCGTATAAAGCTGTGATTGATACGTAATTTGCCTACAAATGTTTTAAGTGTTTTTTGAACTGTTCAGTCAACTTGGGACGCACTCTTCCTTTTTTATACACTTGTCTTCCTCTATCAATCCCTTTTCTCAGTTCTTTCTGTTTTTCTTTTGGAAGTAAAGAAATCTCATGACATTCAGCAGAGCAACACCCAGCATATTTTTCAGCACATTCATCACATTGTATAAAGAGTAAATGACAAGCATCGTTTTTACAATTGGTATGCGTATCACAAGGCTTTCCACATTGATGGCAATTGGCAATTATTTCGGGAGAAATACGCTCTCCCAATCTTTCATCAAACACAAAGTTTTTACCCACAAATCTATTCTCTAATCCATTTTTAATGGCGTCTTGTGCATATTTAATAATACCGCCCTCTAGCTGAAAGACATTTTTAAATCCCTTGTGCTTGAAATAGGCACTGGCCTTTTCGCAGCGAATTCCCCCGGTACAGTACATCACAATATTTTTATCCTCATTGCCTTTTAGAATTTCATTTTCTATCAATGGGAGACTATCACGAAAAGTATCTACATCCGGGCATATGGCGCCTTCAAAATGTCCCACTTCTGTTTCATAATGATTGCGCATGTCAATCAACAAGGTATTTTGCTCATTTGCAGTTAATGCATTAAACTCTTCCGCAGAGAGATGCTTGCCTTTTTTAGTCACATCAAATGTTTGATCTTCCAGCCCATCAGCTAATATCTTGGGACGCACTTTTATTTTAAGTTTAAAAAAAGATTTGCCATCATCATCTACAGCCTCATTTAAACGAATGCCTCTCATAAAATCATAGCATTCAAGAGCAGCTCTGAATTGCTCTAATGATGCTTTCAATATTGATACCTGCGCATTAATGCCTTCCCTGGCTACATATACCCTACCAAGCACATCTATACTTTCTAGTTTTTTATACAACTCATCCCTGAAAAGATATGGATCTGCAACCTGATGGTAGCGGTAGAAAGATATTGTAGTTCTCGGGCGCGAATCCTCAGCTATCTTTTCTTTAAGTACTTTGCTATTTATTTTATTATACAATGGCATTATTGCTTATTTAATAGTTTTGCTTAAGTATAGAATAAATGCAAAAATCGACAACTTAACAGAATTCTAAAAATAATTGCTTCAAGTAGCACAAATTATTGGTTAACTTTATCGCGTAAAATGGAAGAAAAGAGAACTTTAAGCACTAAGGAGAAAGCCTTAAAAATAAATTTAGACCAGAGAATTTATGGTTCCTTTGCAGAAATTGGAGCAGGGCAAGATGCAGCTGCCAATTTTTTTAAAGCAGGTGGGGCCTCAGGTACAATTGCAAAAACAATGTCAGCTTATGATATGTCTTTTAGTGATGCCATATACGGCAAAAGCGGAAGATATGTTTGCCAGCCACGTTTACAAAAAATGCTGGATAAAGAATTCAGCCTTTTGCCTGTTCGTTTGAAAGAACGTATTGAAGACACGAATTTTTTTGCTTTTGCAAACACAGTAGAAACACTCAATTTTTACCGTACCAATCAAGGGCATGGCTGGCTGGGATGTAGTTTTCAATTGACTCCCGAAAGCCGGCCTAATACTTGTGTAATTCATGTTGTACTGCACGATATCGAAAATATTCGCCAGCAAAATGCACTGGGAATACTTGGTGTTAATTTGATCTATGCCTGCTATTATTTTTACCAGGACCCTAATGCTTTTTTAGATTCTATATTAGATAATATCAATCCCGGGAGAGTTGAAGTGGATATGTTCAGCCTTGAAGGACCGGATTTTGAACATGTGGACAATCGTCTGATGGCGCTAAAATTAGTAAGTAAAGGTCTCACAAATGCTGCTATGTTCAGTTCTGATGGCAGTGTGCTTCAAGCATCCGAGGCGCTTTATAAAAAGAATATACTTGTTTTGCGCGGACGTTTCCGTCCTATAACCAAGGTGAATATTGACATGCTTCGCAAAGGCATGAAACAGTTTCTGGCAGATCCTGAAGTGGATGAAAAGAAAACTGTAGTCATGTCTGAATTGACCACAAATGCCCTGAATGCCTCAGGTGAAATCAATGAAGCAGATTTTTTGGATCGCGTAGATTTACTTTGTTCGCAAGGCGAAACAGTAATGATCTCTAATTTTAAGGAGTTTTATAAACTATCGGAGTTTTTAGGACGGTTTAATCGCAAACGTAAAATAGGTATAATTGTAGGGGTTTATGCTTTAGAACGTATTTTTGATCCACAATACTATAAAAATTTAAGTGGGGGGATACTAGAGTCATTTGGGCACCTTTTTGGGAATAATGTAAAACTCTATGTGTATCCTGCCCAGGAATTGAACGGTGATAAAATCTTTAACCTTTCCAATTTTAAAGAGCGCTTACCGGAATCGCTCCAAAACCTTTTTGAATATTTGGTAGGTAATGATAAATTAGAAAAAATAAAAAGGGTGAATAAAAAATTATTACCCATTTTTTCTGATAATGTGCTGAAAATGATACAAACCGGAGAAGAAGGCTGGGAAGAGTTTGTACCCCCCAAAGTAGCTACGCTTATCAAAGACAACTGTCTTTTTGATTATCCCTGCACCCTCGATCAATTTGACCGCGCAAGGAGCAATAAAAGAAAATAAAGCTTAGGTTGTTATCACTACAAAATTCTAATACCATTTTATTTTATAAAAAACCCGGCTGAAATCAATCAACCGGGTTTTAATAAATAGCATATCTAAAGAAAATTAAGCATCCTTTTCTTCCTTATCCTTATCGTCCGATTCTTCATCGGATTTGCCTTTCTTTTTGGCAGTTTTAGATTTGGATGCAGGCTTTTCAGCCTCACTTTCTTCAGCAGACTTGTCTTTAGCCTTAGGATTCGCTTTTTCATCTTCTTCAGTCTTCTCAGAAGTTGATGCCTTCGCTTTCTTATCCTCTGCTTTTTCTGTCTTAGATGCATCTGCTTTTTTATCAGCAGTTTTAGACTTACTATCAGAATCAGCTTTCTTCTTAGTGGCTTTTTTAGCAGTGCCTGATTCAGACTCTTTCATTTGCGCCTGCAATTCAGACAACACATCTAAATCACCTAAAGTGGTTTTCTCAACATTTCGCTTGGTTTTAGCGGTTTGTTTTGATGCCGATTTAGAAGAGCCGCTCTTTTTGTCGGAAGTTTTGTCTCCTTTTCGCTCTTCTTCAAAAATTCTTGAGTGAGAAATAATAATTTTTTTATCAGTTCTATCAAACTCAATAACTTTAAAATCAAGCTGTTCATCAGCTTCTGCCATGCTTCCATCTTCTTTTTTCAGATGTTTCATTGGAGCAAAAGCCTCAAGACCATAAGGCAATTGTACTATTCCGCCATTGTCTTCTTTTCTGATAATAATGCCTTCGTGCACTGAACCTTCTGGAAATACATTTTCAAAAGTATCCCAGGGATCTTCTTCTATTTGCTTGTGTCCAAGTGTCAGTTTACGTTCTTCCATATCAATTTCAAGCACCACAACTTCCAATTCTTCGCCTGTTTTCACAAACTCAGTAGGATGTGAGTATCTCTTAGTCCAGGAAAGATCAGAAATGTGCACCATTCCACCTATTCCCTCTTCAAGCTCTACAAACACTCCATAAGGGGTGATGTTCTGAACCAAACCTTTGGTTTTAGTGCCTTCGGGATATTTTTTCTTAATTTTCTCCCATGGATCTTCCTGCAAACGTTTAATGGATAGTGACATTTTACGGCTCTCTCTGTCTAAAGTCATAATCACTGCTTCATGCACATCTCCCAATTTAAAGAATTCTTTAGAGTTAACAGGTTGTGTAGACCAGGACACTTCAGAAACGTGGACCAATCCCTCCACACCTGGAGTGATTTCGAGAAATGCACCATAATCTTCTATATTCACAACTTTTCCATCCACCTTAGAACCTACTTCTAATTTTTCGTCCAATACATCCCATGGATGTGGTTCAAGTTGTTTAAGACCTAGAGAGATGCGTTTTTTATTGTCATCAAACTCAAGTACAACAACATTTAGATTTTGGTTAAGCTCCAATACTTCACTCGGGTGATTAATTCTACCCCAACTTATATCAGTGATATACAGCAATCCGTCAACACCGCCAAGATCGATAAAGGCTCCAAAATCAGTAATGTTTTTGATGGTACCTTCAAGTACCTGACCTTTCTCTAATTTGGACATGATCTCTACACGCTGTTCTTCAAGATCGCTCTCGATCAATGCTTTGTGAGAGACAACAGCATTTTTAATGGCCTCATTGATTTTAACCACTTTGAATTCCATGGTTTTTCCAACATAGGCATCATAATCAACAATTGGTTTCACATCTATTTGAGAACCCGGAAGGAATGTTTCCAAACCAAATACATTGGCAATCAATCCACCTTTGGTTTTACTTACGATTCTACCTTTTATTACTCTGTCTTCATTATGGGCTTCAACAATATTGTCCCATGCTTTAGTAAGTTTGGCTTTCTTACGAGAAAGAATTAATTGCCCTTTCAGGTCTTCTTTACTTTCAACATAAACATCAAACTCATCTCCGATTTTGAGTTCTTCTACATCTCTAAATTCAGAAGTAGATACCAGTCCGTCAGATTTAAAGCCAATATTCAGAACTACATCAGAGCTTGTAATTCCAACAACTTTTCCACTTACGATCTCA
The sequence above is drawn from the Chitinophagales bacterium genome and encodes:
- a CDS encoding rhodanese-related sulfurtransferase, translated to MPLYNKINSKVLKEKIAEDSRPRTTISFYRYHQVADPYLFRDELYKKLESIDVLGRVYVAREGINAQVSILKASLEQFRAALECYDFMRGIRLNEAVDDDGKSFFKLKIKVRPKILADGLEDQTFDVTKKGKHLSAEEFNALTANEQNTLLIDMRNHYETEVGHFEGAICPDVDTFRDSLPLIENEILKGNEDKNIVMYCTGGIRCEKASAYFKHKGFKNVFQLEGGIIKYAQDAIKNGLENRFVGKNFVFDERLGERISPEIIANCHQCGKPCDTHTNCKNDACHLLFIQCDECAEKYAGCCSAECHEISLLPKEKQKELRKGIDRGRQVYKKGRVRPKLTEQFKKHLKHL
- the rpsA gene encoding 30S ribosomal protein S1 gives rise to the protein MTEKDLSNQEVGQEENEASNASAKQSETQDKKAVESTVEVKEEAHDDFDWDAANEHVSPYTEAERERIEKEFDETLKDIEENEIVSGKVVGITSSDVVLNIGFKSDGLVSTSEFRDVEELKIGDEFDVYVESKEDLKGQLILSRKKAKLTKAWDNIVEAHNEDRVIKGRIVSKTKGGLIANVFGLETFLPGSQIDVKPIVDYDAYVGKTMEFKVVKINEAIKNAVVSHKALIESDLEEQRVEIMSKLEKGQVLEGTIKNITDFGAFIDLGGVDGLLYITDISWGRINHPSEVLELNQNLNVVVLEFDDNKKRISLGLKQLEPHPWDVLDEKLEVGSKVDGKVVNIEDYGAFLEITPGVEGLVHVSEVSWSTQPVNSKEFFKLGDVHEAVIMTLDRESRKMSLSIKRLQEDPWEKIKKKYPEGTKTKGLVQNITPYGVFVELEEGIGGMVHISDLSWTKRYSHPTEFVKTGEELEVVVLEIDMEERKLTLGHKQIEEDPWDTFENVFPEGSVHEGIIIRKEDNGGIVQLPYGLEAFAPMKHLKKEDGSMAEADEQLDFKVIEFDRTDKKIIISHSRIFEEERKGDKTSDKKSGSSKSASKQTAKTKRNVEKTTLGDLDVLSELQAQMKESESGTAKKATKKKADSDSKSKTADKKADASKTEKAEDKKAKASTSEKTEEDEKANPKAKDKSAEESEAEKPASKSKTAKKKGKSDEESDDKDKEEKDA